From Methanobacteriaceae archaeon, the proteins below share one genomic window:
- a CDS encoding cofactor-independent phosphoglycerate mutase, translating into MKYVILIGDGMADYPLKELDNKTPLQVAKKPNMDKLASMGCSGFLKTVPDDMDPGSDVANLSIMGYDPEEYYTGRGPLEAASMGVNLSKNDVAFRCNLITENNGILDDFNAGHITSSESKDLIDILNKNYDDLGTFYHGISYRNLFVFSKKESSNLKTTPPHDIVGEKISENIIQPETDDNAILLNKLMEESRETLINSEVNQKRLNEGKKPANRIWLWGQGPAPEIDNFLEKYSLKGATITGVDLIKGIGLYLGLNNIEVPGATGYFDTDYSAKGKYAADALKDHDIIFVHVEAPDEAGHAGDLEEKIKAIEEIDLKILGPLMEALKDYEEYSLVLLPDHATPIDIGTHTMDPVPYVVFSTNLKPDSVQEYDEFSCKNGSLGIDVAHNLINNLINGL; encoded by the coding sequence ATGAAATATGTTATATTAATTGGCGATGGGATGGCAGACTATCCCTTAAAAGAATTGGATAATAAAACTCCTCTTCAAGTTGCAAAAAAACCAAACATGGATAAATTAGCATCCATGGGATGCAGTGGATTTTTGAAAACAGTTCCTGATGATATGGATCCGGGTTCAGATGTGGCTAATCTTTCTATTATGGGATATGACCCTGAAGAATATTATACTGGAAGAGGTCCATTGGAAGCAGCCAGTATGGGTGTAAATCTTTCAAAAAATGATGTTGCATTTCGATGTAATCTAATTACTGAAAATAACGGCATTTTAGATGATTTTAACGCAGGTCATATTACATCTTCTGAATCTAAGGATCTAATTGATATTTTAAACAAGAACTATGATGATTTAGGTACTTTTTATCATGGTATAAGTTATAGAAATCTTTTTGTTTTCAGTAAAAAAGAATCTTCTAATTTAAAAACAACACCGCCTCATGATATTGTTGGTGAGAAAATATCCGAAAACATTATTCAGCCAGAAACTGATGATAATGCGATTTTACTGAATAAACTTATGGAAGAATCACGAGAAACTCTTATTAATTCTGAAGTTAATCAAAAAAGGTTAAATGAAGGCAAAAAACCCGCAAATAGAATATGGCTATGGGGCCAGGGTCCTGCGCCAGAAATAGATAATTTTTTAGAAAAATATTCTCTTAAAGGTGCAACTATCACTGGTGTTGATCTGATAAAAGGAATAGGACTTTATTTAGGCCTTAACAATATTGAGGTTCCTGGTGCTACTGGTTATTTTGATACAGATTATTCTGCTAAGGGTAAATATGCTGCTGATGCTTTAAAAGATCATGATATTATTTTTGTGCATGTAGAGGCACCTGATGAGGCAGGGCATGCTGGTGATCTTGAAGAAAAAATTAAAGCCATTGAAGAAATAGATCTTAAAATATTAGGGCCTTTAATGGAAGCTTTGAAGGATTATGAAGAATATTCTCTGGTTTTACTGCCAGACCATGCTACACCTATTGATATAGGTACGCATACCATGGATCCGGTTCCTTATGTGGTTTTTTCAACTAATCTAAAACCAGACTCTGTGCAGGAATATGATGAATTTTCTTGTAAAAATGGTTCTTTAGGTATTGATGTGGCCCATAATCTAATTAATAATCTTATTAATGGATTATAG